The following proteins come from a genomic window of Miscanthus floridulus cultivar M001 chromosome 2, ASM1932011v1, whole genome shotgun sequence:
- the LOC136536418 gene encoding LOW QUALITY PROTEIN: B3 domain-containing protein Os03g0619600-like (The sequence of the model RefSeq protein was modified relative to this genomic sequence to represent the inferred CDS: deleted 1 base in 1 codon) — translation MARSGGSRTRMKKPCDCCKRYLDHLEQKNRNVSCFLGHMTANSKHSMVVPDRFVKQFGGRLSGTIKLESPNGNLYDVEVSEHLNKLMLRHGWEAFVDANHIEENDFLIFRHIEKSHFEVLIFDTDGCEKVFSCAGLRNTPCVQERSVDSVGISSSSCHDTTESSGSERSARSEKSGSSNHGKTAKMAATFSSSEESEDTPVENELSESDDLQTRPVVDYVLARRSYLSKAQMERVTAIIQKIQPEIPVFVAVMQKSNVQPLGRLIICKEYAIPHFPRETMYITLQSPDKSKEWHPRYYIRKDKSAYILRGQWFNFVQENHVQEGDICLLLPTKSRRKFKLTIYLLRATATNSKGGTVREHISLESYMKETSDGSPNSKDSGGPPEPSYILPEMSGLSRSQEKIIEAKVRAIKSEVPIYIAIMRKTNAAVSKLEFGKKYGAAHLPAREQTMVLQCKRKIWKVQMKVNSGHKRFLGRGWTTFVRDNGLQVGDLCLFELKNERKLTMEIHIISREQF, via the exons ATGGCTAGAAGTGGTGGTTCTCGGACTCGAATGAAGAAACCTTGTGATTGCTGCAAAAGGTACTTGGACCATTTGGAACAAAAGAATCGAAATGTAAGCTGCTTCCTAGGGCATATGACTGCCAATTCTAAACATAGCATG GTAGTGCCAGACAGATTTGTGAAGCAGTTTGGAGGAAGGTTGTCAGGAACCATCAAATTAGAATCCCCTAATGGCAATCTGTACGATGTTGAAGTTTCAGAGCACTTAAATAAGTTGATGCTCCGACATGGATGGGAGGCATTTGTTGATGCAAATCACATAGAAGAGAATGACTTCTTGATCTTTCGTCACATTGAGAAATCTCATTTTGAGGTTCTGATCTTCGATACTGATGGCTGTGAGAAAGTCTTTTCTTGTGCTGGCCTAAGAAACACCCCATGTGTTCAAGAACGAAGTGTAGATTCTGTTGGTATTTCAAGCAGCTCTTGTCATGATACCACAGAATCATCTGGAAGTGAAAGGTCTGCAAGGTCTGAGAAGAGTGGATCAAGTAACCATGGAAAGACCGCAAAGATGGCTGCAACATTCTCATCATCTGAGGAGTCAG AAGACACTCCAGTGGAAAATGAACTTTCTGAGTCAGATGACCTTCAGACACGGCCTGTGGTTGATTATGTTTTAGCACGTAGAAGTTATCTATCTAAAGCACAAATGGAGAGAGTAACGGCTATTATTCAGAAAATTCAACCTGAGATCCCTGTTTTTGTAGCAGTCATGCAGAAGAGCAATGTTCAACCCCTGGGTCGTTTG ATTATTTGTAAGGAATATGCAATCCCACATTTTCcacgagaaacaatgtatatcaCACTCCAGAGCCCGGACAAGAGCAAGGAGTGGCATCCCAGATATTACATAAGAAAAGATAAAAGTGCGTACATTCTTAGGGGGCAGTGGTTCAATTTTGTTCAG GAGAATCATGTGCAGGAAGGAGATATATGCCTCCTTCTACCGACAAAAAGTCGAAGGAAATTCAAGTTGACGATCTATCTGCTTCGCGCAACAGCAACTAATTCCAAGGGTGGAActgtta GAGAACATATTTCATTGGAGAGTTACATGAAAGAAACTTCTGATGGATCTCCAAACAGCAAGGATTCTGGAGGTCCTCCTGAGCCTTCCTACATTTTACCAGAAATGAGCGGTCTATCTCGATCCCAAGAGAAGATTATTGAGGCCAAAGTGAGAGCCATCAAATCTGAAGTTCCCATTTACATAGCAATAATGAGGAAGACCAATGCTGCTGTCTCTAAGCTA GAATTCGGCAAAAAATATGGTGCTGCTCATCTTCCAGCTAGAGAGCAAACCATGGTGCTCCAGTGCAAGAGGAAGATCTGGAAGGTCCAAATGAAGGTTAATAGTGGCCACAAGAGGTTTCTGGGGAGAGGCTGGACGACATTTGTTCGTGACAACGGTCTGCAAGTCGGTGACCTCTGTCTGTTTGAACTGAAGAACGAGAGGAAGCTTACCATGGAGATCCATATCATCTCCAGGGAGCAGTTTTAG
- the LOC136536416 gene encoding uncharacterized protein produces the protein MPGRPKKERKRQDGEKKKPPQGKLSKKGTTIRCRVCKGIGHNRTTCSRRTGSSNVSGGASQSGNASGGASQSVRGGDGASQSGRGGSSKRKSCPSSTAASSKRHYNDGQKTMKSSARVKTTLKEGARAKVTLEATIPGMSGNHSKASLQVSGASTSKVVVSAVGLAKQIYPSAADHKGATPSTLVLTGPNP, from the exons ATGCCTGGAAGACCAAAGAAGGAGAGGAAAAGGCAAGATGGGGAGAAGAAGAAGCCACCTCAGGGTAAGCTATCCAAGAAAGGAACAACTATAAGATGCAGAGTATGTAAAGGGATTGGACACAACAGGACAACTTGTAGCAGGAGGACAGGTTCTAGTAATGTAAGTGGTGGTGCTTCACAGTCTGGTAATGCAAGTGGTGGTGCTTCACAGTCTGTTAGAGGAGGTGATGGTGCTTCACAGTCTGGTAGAGGAGGCTCATCAAAAAGGAAGTCATGCCCTTCATCTACTGCTGCTAGTAGCAAAAGACACTACAAT GATGGGCAAAAAACTATGAAGTCATCAGCAAGAGTGAAGACAACGCTGAAGGAAGGGGCTCGGGCTAAGGTCACCCTAGAGGCCACTATACCAGGGATGTCTGGAAATCACAGTAAAGCAAGCCTCCAAGTTTCAGGTGCTTCTACCTCTAAGGTTGTTGTGTCAGCTGTAGGACTAGCCAAGCAGATTTATCCAAGTGCAGCTGATCACAAGGGAGCCACTCCTTCTACCTTAGTGTTAACAGGCCCAAATCCTTGA